GTCACACCCAAgcagtattattattaatggaAAACATCAGTGCAAACTGTGATTAAGAAGCTTCTGAGACAAAATCTTACATGATTGCTCGTTACCATCATAATCACACAGTCTCTGTTCAGGGTGGAAGTCAGATTTTTTCAAAGGAGGGTGCAAGATTATACAATACAGTCCTGTCTGCAAAGGAccagtttttatatatatatatatatatatatatatatatatatatatatatatatatatatatatatatatatatatatatatatatatatatatatatatatatatatatatatatatatatatatatatacacacatatatacacctGCACCTTTGttcaacatacacacacacatgtatgtactgtatatgtgtgtgtatatacataaaACAACCAACCAACtaaccaaacacaaaaacagactgaaataaaaacatctgaTTATTTCCTTTTCCTACTTATGAAATATGACAAATTCTGTAAAAAATATcagttgcatttttatttactacaTTTAAATATCAGAATATAAGTGACAGGAAAAGGAACTGTGCTTTAAAGACTAGCATAGTTAATGACACAGACTCAATCTCTCCTAATATAAGAATAATTTAccccccaccaaaaaaaacaaaaaacaaaataaaaaaaaccccaaaacaaaacataaaactgccaagaaaatatcaccTGATAATAATGCCCTATCAAGTAAtacatatattacatatatatacggtatatatattttctccatGTCAACTTTGTTTGTGTGATTGagtcttctctttttctgtaaACACATGAACTCACACAAGCTGCAGCAGGACATATACAGTGTACAATGGGTCATAAAAACAGGGGAAAAGACCCAGACATTTCTtctaaaagaagaaagaagaaatgtttAGATAGTGAGAAGAGTCCACATCCTCATTTGGGAACATTAGATCTCAGCTGTTATGCAGTATATACATCATTCTGCTCAGTAAAGTGTTCACACTTTGTTTGCAATGGTGACTTGATTGCATTGTGCTCTTAAAGAAACCCATTCTGCCTGTCGAAGGAcatagttcttttttttaaattgctgatcCAACTATTACCAAACAGACtgtagaaattaaaaatacatcccAAAAAAGCGCTCAGGTTTCAGGAAGTTTACATGTAAGTTCTGTGCCGTCTGCTGTGAGTTTATATTTCGGCTGCTTTCTGCTTCCCAGAGGTCAAAAATGACTTAACTTTCAGAACTTTCAAAACAAGGTATTCATAGAGCAAACGCAGGAGAAGCCTCATTATAGCCACGAACTGGAGATTACATTCAGATTAACTTCTGCTTTAATTTTGCTGTTGTTCCTACGGCGGCAGCGTTCTTCTGAGTAGCGCTCCCCTCGATGGACGTCCAAATAGGGATGCCATTCCTCAGATGGCGAGCACAGTGACTTCAGACGCTGCAGAATATAAGAAGCGTAAATTTTAgtactgtgtatttattttaatactcacaaatcatttgtgtgactgactgaaaaaaaagatccaAGCAGTTCAACAACTACTACAATCTTTCAAATGTAGAAAAAGACAAGAATAATCCACAGTCAATCCACTGCACAAGTACACACCTTCCAGGGGTTTCCTTTTGCCTTTATCAGCTTATACCCAGCAGCAACAGGGATCCACATCAGGACAAATGCAATCATGCACCAGCCTAAATTCATGCCCCAGTCTGGGTAGGGGATACCTCCATAGTTAGGGGGTTCAAAGTAAACCAGAGACGAGATCAAGAGGAACTAgacaaaagtcacaaaaaaaacaaagttcactACTGGTAGAGACAAACAACTACAAGATATTTGTGTACACCTATGCACGTTAATAAAAGTCGATACTTTTAATTAACACAATGCTTTTGCCTTTTAAATTCTCTTGTACAGCACTGTGTACTCACCACTACGATGCAGGGGGTGATAAAGAACCAACATGCTCTCCACCACAGCCAAAATGTGGAAGTCTTCATTCCAATCATCATCTCAATGTCTTTAATAAAACGGTTTCCCCCTGCAAGGTGGAAGAAGAATATAAGTATCCTGGAATTTAAGACCATCAGTCACCTTTCATATGCACAAACTTAGATTGTTGTACTTACCGTAAATGTAGCAGATGGCAATAATCTCCAAAAGCACCAAAAATAGCAGCACCCAGCTGGCAATAAACTGGTCAATTAGGGTTACCCAGTATATACCTGCCTATGATACACACAtgcatgaaaaacacacaaaaccattatacattatacatttacacagagagactgagcaAGTTAACTATTTTATAACAGCCACAGAAAGTTGTGCTAAGACAGACTTACCCTTGTGACACATGGTAAACCCAGGAGGTAGAGGACAGAACATAACGTTACAGTTAATAAGACATGTTTGGATTTGAAGACTGTGGGGAAAGCGTCAAGCAGGCAGGTCGTTATCACCTCTAATGACAAGAAGAGAGATTTTAGTTTGTGTAGATCAAACAGCAGTGGGCTGAATGTTCTGCAAACATCACACTGATGTTTGCAGAATAGCTTCAGATCGAACCTATTCCTGCAAACTGGGAGTCCAAACCAACAGTCAAAAGCATGAAGAAGAACAAAATGGACCACAGCGGGGAGATGGGGAGCTTAGACAGAGCATCTGGATAGGCTATGAAAGCCAGACCAAACCCTgcataaagacaaataaaaggggaaaaatcaTCTGGTAGCATCATCTGGAACCAACATGGTTTATCCAGCTTATTCTGCCAATATTCAGCAATGAGATGAGTCTTGCACTCTTTGTAAAGGATCCCATGAATTTCTGAAACCTAGTCGCACTCTTTGTTTAAACAGGCAAAACTGAAAGCACAAAGCTGACAGAATGGCAGTATTTAACACCAAATGATGAGAGTGTGTTGGTGTTGTATGTCTGACCTTCCTTTACCACTTTTGAAACTGGCGTTTTGTAGACGTGAGCCATATGtcccaaaaatgaaaatatggcAAAGCCTGCAAGCACACTGGTCCCTGGAAAGAGATCAAATCAGAAAATGTATAAAaggaaatgcaaaaacaatttCATTCTTTCTAGAATTTAGTTAGAGAGGGCCCTACCTGCATTAGTAAGGGTGACAACAAACGAGTCCTTGAACACGTTGTTGTGAAAGTTGTTATAGGAAGCGAGAGCAATG
This DNA window, taken from Astatotilapia calliptera chromosome 5, fAstCal1.2, whole genome shotgun sequence, encodes the following:
- the slc6a14 gene encoding sodium- and chloride-dependent neutral and basic amino acid transporter B(0+) isoform X1 yields the protein MREYGWQSFKGFIFRNPAVVDQDPRVDNGDENTERGNWTSKKEYILSMIGYAVGLGNIWRFPYLAYKNGGGAFLIPYFVMLVVVGIPLFFLESALGQFCSQGPVNVWSAVPLIQGIGVAMVVVSVIVSIYYNVIIAYSLYYMFASMQCPLPWSGCSSCDGSNCSTTPEVSCNVSSVLVTNWTQENSSCSSMQTSSELYWDNVALQRSSGLDETGPVVWHLALCLLLTSIIVTAALIKGIKSSGKVVYFTATFPYVVIVILLIRGVTLEGAKDGIEFYIGSQSNLTKLTEVQVWKDAATQTFYSLSIGWGGLIALASYNNFHNNVFKDSFVVTLTNAGTSVLAGFAIFSFLGHMAHVYKTPVSKVVKEGFGLAFIAYPDALSKLPISPLWSILFFFMLLTVGLDSQFAGIEVITTCLLDAFPTVFKSKHVLLTVTLCSVLYLLGLPCVTRAGIYWVTLIDQFIASWVLLFLVLLEIIAICYIYGGNRFIKDIEMMIGMKTSTFWLWWRACWFFITPCIVVFLLISSLVYFEPPNYGGIPYPDWGMNLGWCMIAFVLMWIPVAAGYKLIKAKGNPWKRLKSLCSPSEEWHPYLDVHRGERYSEERCRRRNNSKIKAEVNLNVISSSWL